A single region of the Triticum dicoccoides isolate Atlit2015 ecotype Zavitan chromosome 2B, WEW_v2.0, whole genome shotgun sequence genome encodes:
- the LOC119368373 gene encoding indolin-2-one monooxygenase-like — protein sequence MEPEEQAAADDVVCRAVLGRNHRDDGRNKLLRQLIDVNMSLLGGFNVEDYFPSLAVADVFTGMVVCPRARRVRKRWDKLLHKLIDEHGRQREQDDASADFIHVLLAQQEEYGLTTDNVKAILLDMFEAGTETTYLVLEFAMAELMNNPHVMAKLQAEVRRRRAPAVAVGKDEGDLQQDVVTEEELGDMAYLKATVKETLRLHPPVPLLLPHLSIADCEVDGYVIPAGTRLMVNAWALARDPASWEAPDEFAPERFLQGGSAAAVDSKGKDFEFLSFGSGRRICPGINFANTAVEMMLANLMYHFDWELPAGTKEVDMSEVFSLSIRRKEKLLVPTPRSCREE from the exons ATGGAGCCGGAGGAGCAAGCAGCGGCTGACGACGTGGTGTGCCGGGCGGTGCTAGGGAGAAACCACCGCGACGATGGCAGGAACAAGCTGCTCCGCCAGCTGATCGACGTCAACATGTCGCTCCTGGGAGGGTTCAACGTTGAGGATTACTTCCCGAGCTTGGCAGTGGCGGACGTGTTCACCGGCATGGTGGTGTGCCCCAGGGCTAGGAGGGTTCGCAAGAGGTGGGACAAACTGCTCCACAAGCTCATCGACGAGCACGGGCGCCAGCGCGAGCAGGACGATGCCAGCGCAGACTTCATACACGTGTTGCTCGCCCAGCAGGAAGAGTACGGCCTCACCACAGACAACGTCAAGGCGATCTTGCTG GACATGTTTGAAGCGGGGACAGAGACGACATATCTGGTGCTGGAATTCGCGATGGCAGAGCTGATGAACAACCCGCACGTCATGGCCAAACTGCAAGCGGAGGTGAGGAGGAGGCGTGCGCCAGCGGTGGCCGTAGGCAAGGACGAAGGAGATTTACAACAAGACGTGGTCACAGAGGAGGAGCTCGGCGACATGGCCTACCTGAAGGCCACcgtgaaggagacgctgaggctgcACCCGCCGGTGCCGCTGCTCCTCCCCCACCTCTCGATCGCCGACTGCGAGGTCGACGGCTACGTGATCCCTGCCGGGACGCGGCTCATGGTCAACGCGTGGGCCCTCGCGAGGGACCCCGCGTCCTGGGAGGCGCCGGACGAGTTCGCGCCGGAGAGGTTTCTCCAGGGAGGCAGCGCGGCGGCGGTCGACAGCAAGGGAAAGGACTTTGAGTTTCTGTCGTTCGGGTCCGGGCGGAGGATCTGCCCCGGCATAAACTTCGCGAACACTGCCGTTGAGATGATGCTAGCGAACCTTATGTACCATTTCGACTGGGAGCTGCCGGCGGGGACGAAGGAGGTCGACATGAGTGAGGTGTTCAGCTTGTCGATCCGCCGTAAGGAGAAGCTCCTCGTTCCAACTCCAAGATCTTGCCGCGAGGAGTGA
- the LOC119361166 gene encoding ethylene-responsive transcription factor 1B-like: MPIMAKDFIGVRTRPWGKFAAEIRDSTRNGARVWLGTFGSPEAAAMAYDQAAFSARGDAAVLNFPVERVRESLRALALGAVVGSPVLELKRRHRMRRRSPDKKPVKQPRVAAVKEDARPATAGVVVLEDLGAEYLEELLWVSEPPMDHFHTTATSSF, from the coding sequence ATGCCCATTATGGCCAAGGATTTCATCGGGGTGCGCACGCGCCCGTGGGGCAAGTTCGCGGCCGAGATCCGGGACTCGACGCGGAACGGCGCCCGCGTGTGGCTCGGCACCTTCGGCAGCCCGGAGGCGGCCGCCATGGCCTACGACCAGGCCGCCTTCTCCGCGCGCGGTGACGCCGCAGTGCTCAACTTCCCCGTCGAGCGCGTCCGGGAGTCGCTCCGCGCGCTCGCGCTCGGCGCCGTCGTGGGCTCGCCCGTGCTCGAGCTCAAGCGCCGCCACCGCATGCGCAGGCGGTCGCCCGATAAGAAGCCTGTGAAGCAGCCCCGGGTCGCCGCCGTGAAGGAGGACGCACGGCCGGCAACGGCGGGCGTGGTGGTGCTGGAGGACCTGGGCGCCGAGTACCTGGAGGAGCTCCTCTGGGTGTCCGAGCCGCCCATGGATCATTTCCATACAACGGCGACGTCGTCGTTCTGA